DNA from Drosophila suzukii chromosome 2R, CBGP_Dsuzu_IsoJpt1.0, whole genome shotgun sequence:
aattaaatgcgAATTACTTGACCATCCCCTCGCCTTAGTGCCATTAAAAGATCGCCTTATCCCTTGGGGTTTTCTTTTCACATCAATCCATTTATTGTAAAATACGCCGGTCTAGGGGCCAAGCTTCGTGGTTTTCCTTTTAGTTGCTTAACTTACAGGACATAAAATTAATGTATACATAATATAGTTCATAACTTACGGGCTAAATGCATTTTTTAGCTCTTATGGTTTTTGCCCTTCGCTCACTTCAtttgtttgttatttatttttggtatatgCAAAACTgcagaaaatagttttcagtTTCTCTTGTCGTAAAAACTTGCATATTATCTGTTCTATTTCTGACTTGATCTCTTTGGCATGCGACTCCATCGGTTGGGGAAATTGTGTAGGTTGGTTTTGGACTGAAGCAGACACTTAGTAAGCGGGAAAACGAATGCGTAGACACTATTGTATGGTACAACAATTACAAGTACATTTACCAACGCTATAACTAGTAGATCTATACTCATATGACTGATATGGTGACTTAGGCTAGAAAGATCTCCTCTCCTCCCCGCGCGTCCGtctgtatatttattatttgtctGAGATGAGCCTAAGCGAGATTAGGCCTCTTATACGATACATCTAGATTAGTTTAAGTTTTAGTTTATGGGACGATTATATCTAGACATTAACTCTGCACTCTGCACTCTTCACTCCCTTAAATGATATGCTCTCTCTGCCGCCGCGGAACTTAAGCCTCTATGAGATCTTCTTGAAAGACCAAAGAATCGAATATTTATACGGGCGAAAAGGGGGCCTGGTGGTGGCCAACTAATTTACGCATACGGCTAGGGTACTCTAAGGCCAGAGTAAGCTCCATTCGAAAGACTAATGCTACAACTTAGGTCTGATCTGCTGGGTATGTATTTACAATGTGTGGGAGGTTATGGGAGTGGGGGCCATTGGCTCCCAATTTTTACACTTATCTAGCCCCGATCTTTCAGATCCACCTCCCACAGACAAACAGTGGACTCCCAACTATAGTAGGCATGGCTGTGGTGGTTCACTGTAGCGGTTTCATCCCCTCCGTTAAAAGCGGGAGCAGCTCACTTACGCCTGCCCGGCGGCCACGAACTGCACCAcactgttgttgttggtggACTTCGCCGTCGTCACCGCCGCcggcgctgctgctgctgttgttgcttcTGTGGCTGAACCGGAAACGGAAGCGGCAGCGGCGGCGACAACGGGACTCGCTTGGCACTCGACGGCGGGCAGGCGCTTGACCAGCATGCGGCTTGACTTGACCGCTATCCATTCGTTGCGAGCGGCATCGAACCAAGTCAGGCCCAGATTGTAGCGCCCATTGAGATTGGCGTGCTGGCAATGAGAGAACCACCAGCCACCCTCATAGTTAGCAGCACAGTGCGTCTGCGAGATGTCCCGGTCGTCGTCGATGGCCGAGAACTGCATTCCCTGCTGGTAGTTCAGGGCATCGCTGGCGTTCCCGGAGTACTCGGCGATGTGCAGCCGGTAGCCGTCGGCGCGGGAGGATATGTAGAAGCGCTTGTACTCGGCCACCCAAACGTTGTCGTAGATGTCCTGCATCTGCACCTGCAGCCGGCTGCAGTTGTCCAGGGTCAGGTGGTGCAGCTGCTCGTTGCCAATCCAGAACTCACCGCCGGGCGCTCCGAATCCCTGGGCGTAGTCTGCCCACGAGCGGTTGAAGTCGGCGCTGCCGTCGAACCGCCGCTGCACCGTCGTCCAACCGTCGGCGGTGCAGTGCGTCATCAGCGGGTGTCGCTGGCCCGCGGGCGCAATCAGATGCAGTCCGTCCGCCTGGGTGTGCACCTCGCTGCAGTCGTGCGGCAGCTTGTTGATGATGGCCTCGTACTGGGTCTCCACGTTCTCCAGCTCGCTGACCAGGGTCTCGGCCAGGACGGAGTCGATGGGGGAGGAGGAGTCCTCCTGCGGCGTCTGCAGTTGGGCATTCTGGTGATGCGGTCGCTTGTGGGGCTTGTTCAGGTGGGAGAGCTGCGGGCAGGCAGGAAACAAATGGAAATCTCAGTTAGCCAGGGGGTAGTGATAGAGAAATTAaggcaataccaaaataaacgATCATAGGATCTTACAGAAGCTTTTAATTCACATTTAAGTATGGCTTTATATTCAGATAACAAATATTTAGAATAAGTTACGTATTGGTTTGCTTTACATGTCATAGGTCTTCAGAAACCTATCAGATATGGTCATCACTCACCTTATTCTTCAGTTCCTCGTTGACCAGTGACTGCAATCGGTCCACGTTGGTCCTCAGCTGGTCCACGTTGACGGACAACTTCTTCATTCCCTCCCGCTCCTCCTGCAGGACACTCACACTCACGGCCATGGCTTGCAGGGATCGGGCCGCGTTAGTGCCCTCCTCCCGGATCAGACTCTGCTCGGACGTGATCTGGGCGTTGGCGAACTCCAGCTTGGAGATCTCGTGCCGCAGCTCGGGAATGCTCTTGTCCATCTTGGTCTGCAGACCCTCCACGTCCTCgagcagctccagcatcgagGTGTGCAGCTTGTCCAGCGAGGCGATCTGGCTGCTCAGGTTGAAGTTGGCATTGGCGATGCGGTGTTGCTCCACCTCGAGGCTCCGGACCCGCTCGTCGATGTGGTGGAACCGCAGTCCGTTCACCTGGCGGCGCAGGTTGCGCTGGGCCAGCTGCAACTGGTGGATCTGCTCGCTCTGGAAACGACAGTGACGACGCTTGTGGTCAGCAGTGGGTTCTAGTCCGGTGGGCTGAAAGAAGGAATGCGGAACATTAAAAGgaatttctttaaaaagttCTACAAATGCTACTCATTCTTGAACTGATAGGTACTACTGGTATTGTATATTTAGGATAGAACTAACCCAAAAGATTTAAAGCCTTAAGTTTTTAGAAAGCACTTCATTCAGATTATAAGCCGTGTTGCAACACTCATAAAATTCGTTTCGCAAGTCACGCTGTTATTTTTAAGTTGAACATCATCAGAATATGATAGTTTGCTTGGTAATGCTGACCTCAACTCCCCTCActtaactttaatttttcctgCATTAGAAAACCCATGATAAAGAAGATTCGTGGGAAAATCTCGTAAGCTGGCTGAGATTCTTTTGTCGCTGTGCGGGCAGGATTATGTGCTGGGAATTGAATgctaaatccatttattataAATGCATTTCATAACCAGGCAGACAGCGCATGCCACAATAATGTCAGCTGCAGCTCCGCCGGCAGCTCGAGCTGCAGCTTTGCCCAAAAGCGTGTAAATCCCCGGAGCTGCTGGAGCCGCTGGCGTGGGTGGATTTGCATCCAACTCCCTTCCGCCGCCACCTCCCTCTGAATCTCCTGGCTCTCGGTGGTAAAAGCTGCATAAATTTCCACATACATACAGTATGCATAGAAATAATTTTGCTGAGTGACAGCAGCGAGCAGCTGTAAACCAAGGTAATGCCATTTGGGTCACATTCAGGCGGCGCCATGAATGAGTGTGCCCCAACGCCACAGGATCTGCTCTGTATATCTGCCGCCCCAGGGTTTCCTTTCATTTATGTTCGTGGCCATCAGTCATAGAAATGTCCCGGGTAATTGACTAATAAAGGATGCTGGAGGGGACAAAGCCGGCAGAAAGTGTCCTGCTAATGAATGCAATGAGTGAATGCGAAAAGAAATTATGAGATATATCCTGGGGAAAAGGGAAAAACAATTATGTTTCTTCTTTTAAAATCCTTTTGAGAGCTGTATTCTACTTTCATTTTCTTTTTGACCCCAATAGGTCAACCTTAAGAAACTTtacatttttcaattaaaggAGTGCCAAAGTGCCGGGCTTGGTtgtatataaaataaacaaaaatattagAAACATAAGTAGATTCCGAAGATTCAAAATTCCTAAAATCGATTCACTGTTTGGCTTACCCTCGAAAAAGTCACTTGCAAATTATATTTTCCGAAATTCCTGACCATTTTCCCGTCGAATTCAATTATTCTTGGGAAAAAGCTAACAAAAGTCCAACcaaaaatatggaaaatatTCATGAATATTTATGCCCAAGTTGCGTTTGTGCCTCATCGGCATCGAACACTTTGGGCCGCTGcgaaaatgttttcattggCAGCGCAGCCACTGCTTTTCCCGCTTTTGCCACTTTTCCTCCGCATTTTCTCCGCTCCTTTGTTTGCTTTGCCTTCACGCACGTTTCGGTGGTGCAGTGGGTGgctgggtggttgggtggttgggtggttggtGGCTGGTGGCTGGGTGGCGGTTCAGTGGGAGGTCAGGCTCCAGCTCCCGCTCCAGCCTTGCCGTTGTTTTATGCGAAAGGTCACGAACGCGGCTAATACGACACGTTCGCGTTTTATATGAACTCTGGCCGAGACTGGGAAGTGGCCATCAAAACGGAGAAATCCTCGATATATATTCGGGCAAACGTGTCTCGTATATACGTTTATGTATTTCTAAGGCGGAAAGGTGCCGGCGCTGGCATATAAATTTCGCCCATCAGCGGTATAATTAAATGTGATTTATGCGGCTCAAATTTCCCGGCAACTCGGAGACAAATGAATTTCTCTGTGTGCACTGGCCAATGGCCGCGTTAATTGAAATCGAAATTGAAGCATAAATATTTCAAGTGTTTTTCGTGTGAACTCATAAACAAAGGGATCGGTGGCAGGGGTAGGGAACTAATTAATTTTCAGGGCTGCCCGGGTTGTTTCGTGGATTAAAAGTGAACATTTTACATGCTGAACTTAAGTGAAAGCTAACAAGGATTTGCTATTAGCACGACAGCAATTCCGGGGGGACGGGAGTGGGTGCATGGGGCACATGGAGCATAGAAAAGGGCAAAAATCCGCTCCTGTTCCTGTTTCAGTTCCTGCTGCTCCTCGGCGAATTGTCGTAAAAATTTAATAGGACTTTTGTGCGATGCTTGAAAAAGTTACGCTTACTGGCAGGCAGATAGGAAAAGTGGGCTGGGGGAGTGGCAGGGCGCCGCAAAACGCCATTAAGTTAATGCGCATTTGGGGGCCAGGAACGCTCGTTGCCAGGACGACCTCAAAGTCAACGTCAACCTGATCCCTGGCAGAGAACCGGCAGACGTGTGCATAATTTGAAACTAAAGTGTAGCCCACAAATATTCCAACCTCTCGAAATCCGAGCCCCTGACAAATGTTTCAATAAAGATATCCTCGCAACTGAAATGTGTATCAAAAGTACAAG
Protein-coding regions in this window:
- the sca gene encoding protein scabrous, whose amino-acid sequence is MAGSSVLRPILLAALLVVLQVSVATVRGAATAGVVLSDVNNMLRDAKVMTSEKPVAHSKPETEAPESSVELLRFVEDDEDGEDLSSMEDPSNGRRTADQVRLLTKQLNALMLRRREDYEMLEHNLRKSLRLTTNAASVDADMRSELNQLREEVAALRSSQSGNKERLTVEWLQQTISEIRKQLVDLQRTAGNVARDVQQRSSTFEDLATIRSDYQQLKLELAAQRERQQQTEVYVQELREEVLQQEQDFQHALVRLQKGTRKDGSSASVEEESGSQEASQEPTGLEPTADHKRRHCRFQSEQIHQLQLAQRNLRRQVNGLRFHHIDERVRSLEVEQHRIANANFNLSSQIASLDKLHTSMLELLEDVEGLQTKMDKSIPELRHEISKLEFANAQITSEQSLIREEGTNAARSLQAMAVSVSVLQEEREGMKKLSVNVDQLRTNVDRLQSLVNEELKNKLSHLNKPHKRPHHQNAQLQTPQEDSSSPIDSVLAETLVSELENVETQYEAIINKLPHDCSEVHTQADGLHLIAPAGQRHPLMTHCTADGWTTVQRRFDGSADFNRSWADYAQGFGAPGGEFWIGNEQLHHLTLDNCSRLQVQMQDIYDNVWVAEYKRFYISSRADGYRLHIAEYSGNASDALNYQQGMQFSAIDDDRDISQTHCAANYEGGWWFSHCQHANLNGRYNLGLTWFDAARNEWIAVKSSRMLVKRLPAVECQASPVVAAAAASVSGSATEATTAAAAPAAVTTAKSTNNNSVVQFVAAGQA